In Bombyx mori chromosome 15, ASM3026992v2, the sequence ACAATTTACTGGGAAAGTAAATTGGGGAAATGGtgtaagatatttattttagtttactaTCTGAAAATATaggtacagtcaaacctggataagcgagagttcaagggagcacaatctcattctcgcttaaagaggtttctcactaacccgagtttgtCGCTAAtactccctctgaatttcatttcgcgattttccggattcaaacgcattcactttttaagtttatcacttaatgacagtactttaattttccgttttgacatgatgcagatcaaaactttccttcgcaattgattaatgataaactgagtaagttcgacaaacaggacggtacacaggcacacgtgtctaTTATGAATTACCTCCTCAATACCTCAGACATTTAATTGACCATAAAacattaattatgtatatataatctagTATAAATGATCCTGCTGAATTTCCCGAAAAATATCCTTTCTGTGTGAATTAGCACTAACATAGTGGCACCTCAAAATATATATCAAACTACCTTTAAGTGTGTTGTCTACAATAATATGAGCTAAGAACATTTCAATAAATACTCATAGGTTCATATTGCTATAACAGCAATGACTTCTTGTATTTACAAATGaatctatgtttttatttacaaacttatcaaacttattttacTAGTACATTTTTCTAAGTTTAGCtgctatttattataattgttaaaaCGTTTAGGAATTGGTAACAATTGTATTACTTGAGCTGTGGTAGAAATATCTAAtcttaaaagttatttttatgtattgttGCACTTAATGTATAGGTACTTTAGATATCAATTTCTAAAGTAaggcaaaataaaattattgttgatttatatttattgttatccTATTTGTCCATATGTCAAAATTAATCCTGGatagaaatattttaatgtaaacatAAATTATTTGCAAGTTTGatgaagtgtttttatttatttaaatcaaatttgtactAACAATAACAACCTTAATAACTATGTGATATAAAGTAGAATATATTACACTTAAattgcgaataaaaaaaaacatatttttttttgtttttatttcaataaatatttttattaaacaacacCTTGATATGCTTGGTACAACTTGGAATGTTTCTGTAATAAACATAGTATAAACATATAGCACAAAGTCTCTCACTTGCTACCACATTGAGTCCCAATCACAACTTGAAAAACCACCCCCAGAATAAGTCAAGAATGTATATTCTATTTACATAATAAAGTTACTGCTATGCGTCGTGCATCGTCGACGGTCGCGTTTTAATGTACACGTacacacaaattaataaaaatattacaacgaCAGTTGGTAACACAATCGTATGTATTTGTTTTCGCATTTTCGCGAATTCTTGTTTTCTTTCCCTTTTCTGCCTAGCTGTCTCTTTGACGGGACCCTTCAGCTTCCTCATCTGTAGACAATCaaaagaaaactgtaaaattgaaaattgtatcCTGTAGACAATCGaaagaaaattgtaaagtcCATCTTGCTGTATAATATAAACTATGTATTCCTATATATTAAATAGGAAGTTAAATACCATACCCCTACATCATCAAGCCGATCGTAATTAGCTTACCTTCAATGCTAACAAATccgcaaaaataaacaaaaatatgtatgtaagttttacaatttttgaaTATGGACACGTCAGAAACGTCACTGTACGTCACTGAAATGTCATGGTGAGCTGTTTTATTCCTCTATTGGACATGCAACGGGCACACAGCCCTTACagccatacaaaaaaaatcatatctcacgaatgaaaaatgaattaaGGTGAGTGGTTAACAACACGTGGGCCTTGcgtcgtctacccatctaagcaaaaacaataaaaaatcatatacctctaatgttaaaaatatacgGGTATGACAACTGTTATTAAAGACCGTCACGATCACTGAAGTATTAAAGGTCTATGGTGATGATACATTTAATACGTAGTGTCTCCTCTTGTCCAATGTCGACATCAATCTTAcagttagattttttattggGAATGGGCGGATTGCATTTTGCCCAAAGACCTTACCGTTTAACGAGGACGGTTGGACGAACTCGAAGGCTTAACTAAAAGAGGAATAGCTAAAAATTGTGTGAGCACCCCCGCAAACAGAACCTCAGCGGGCCGATATTATAAGGGTCAATTCCCACTGAAAGAGCAGCGGCCGGCAGCGTCTTTTTGAGGCAAAATATTACAAACTATTTTGAATCTTATCTACGTGATTAAAAAGTTCATAGTCATTTGAAGGCAAAGCAGGGGTAGCGTGGCGTCGCGAGGCTGCACGAGCCTTCTACCGACTAGTCAAAAGAGGCGCCGCGCGGGTGATCGCGGCGCAGCTAGCTGACGTGCGGCCGACCGCGGTGCAGCTGACAGACTCGCGGCTGCGCGCGAGCGACCATTTCATACCCGCCCGCCCTACCGCTTGCGCATTTCGCGTCATTTTATTAGAGGGTATCTTGTTCTTCTTCTACAGCCAGTGCTATGATACATAAATCCAAATCCACCATATTTATTGCCACACAACTTTCCTTGAGTGAAGTAGATCGCACACTAGTTTTCAAAGCTACCACGCGGAGGCTCATTGCGGCGCCTCGGGATGCCGCGCTGCCTCTCGCGGCGCCACACTGCCGCTTGCGGCGCCGCGCTCAGTCACTTGCTCTTACGGCCGCTGCGCGCCGCTGCTCTTTCAGTGGGAATTGacttaactctcagacacagcccactgagtttctcgccggatcttctcagtgggtcgcgtttccgatccggtggtagattctgcgaagcacgactcttgctagggttcgtgttagcaacatcgtcaggtttgagccccgtgagctcacctactaaagttagggttacgctgacatagccgctagggctatcagcttaggtaggaaaaaaaaaaaaaaaaaaagggaattgACCCTTTAATCTCTCTTTTATCTCTTTGACTTTATGTCaatactagtgacccgccctcgcttcgcttcggaaacattaaaacaaacatgaaaccaaaaaaaataaaaaataaaaaaaaagtagcctatgttcatcagggacagtgtcggcttctaatggaaaaagaatttttcaaatcggtcgagtagtttcggagcctattcgaaacaaacaaacaaacaaatctttcctctttataatattaataatatgtcAATATTGATTACTGAACGAAAACAGTTTCATTTTTAAACAGTGGCTTTGTTATGCCCTTTGCATTGCTGACATtcatgaccactcaccatcaggtgagacGTTTGCTCATCTGTCTACAGTGGCAATATTTTAGACTATTTTTATGATCAAATgagattttatataatatttttagggGACCATAAGCCTACACGACACAATAGATGTTAAAAAGTTTCATtatgagataataatatgtaaagttaattataatatttattggactttaaaatatatatatatacctatatatctatctatatatataaaaatgaattgctgttcgttagtctcgctaaaactcgagaacggctggaccgatttggctaattttggtcttcaattatttgtggaagtccagagaaagtttaaaaggtagatatgaaaatgctaggaattaaataaaaataacaattttgtttttcctttgatgtgtcccccgtcagacggattccttttgtttatacaaaagtttagatattttatttatcgattgaggcactacgtagtctgccgggtcagctagtatcaaataaaaaagcaagCGATTTTCCTGCAGCTACCTTATATGCATAACCTTAttaattcgaagtcgtcgtggcctaacggataagacgtccgatgcattcgtgtggagcgatgcgccggtgttcgaatctcaggcgggtaccaatttttctaatgaaatacgtactcaacaaaatgttcacgattgacttccacggtgaaggaatagcatagtgtattaaaaatgaaacccgcaaaattataatttgcgtaattactggtgataggacctcttgtcagtccgcgcgggtaggtaccaccaccctgcctatttctgccgtgaagcagtaatgcgtttcggtttgaagggtggggcagccgttgtaactatacttgagaccttagaacttatatctcaaggtgggtggcgcatttaagtcgtaaatgtctatgggctccagtaaccacataacaccaggtgggctgtgagctcgtccactcatctagcaataaaaaaataataataattaattaattaaatgtaggcataattttaataaaacgtcGTGGCTACGGTCAATCTAGCGCGTTGGCACCAGGAGGATGAGACGGCGTGTCGTAGGCTGCGATACGAATTGCCGTcatcgctgtcgtcgccgaacataatatattatagcaGAGCAATCTGGTCGGCGATGTagcgcgttccgacccggcaggctagtTCTGActcagcggggtatcccggatcACCAGCGGCATCACCCAGGTGGCCTAGTCGGGCCGCCGTACCGCAGACACCAGCATCATTGGTTGTCGACTATTGCCTCGTCCTCGGCGTGGCGTGgcgagtctggttgtaatgTTCATCACAGGAACCTGGCCAGGTTTTGATcggtctcgtcgaacccgtcgcttgcgacgaagggatcgGCGAGTacccacagacgcagcccactgagtttctcgccggatcttctcagtgggtcgaatttctgatccggtggtaggttcggcgaggcacgactcttgctagggttcgtgttagcaacgtcaggtttgagccccgtgagctcaccgactCGCCCAGTgatgctgatatggtctctcaaggccatcattgtttggtgcggtagggccctaaaagtACCTAGATCGACAAATCCCACATGCCCCGTGCGCTCCTTGGGCATGGGAACcttgtaggaggttcggccgccggcccgaaaaaaagtTTTCCAAGGTTATCACGAGTCGTAGttataattaaaaccacttacggGTTTCATAGCATGGTCAGAAaccaaaatattcgaaataataAATACCAGACTATaccataaaagtatttttaattaaagtgaAGTCGTTTCAGTACtttcaaagtttaaaataaattattgtacacaaatgtaaagtgttaatttttatttttttcaataagtgAACAACaaaagttacaataaaaaaagacaacgagataatttaatttagatgcACGATTATAATTCGATATCAGTATATATGCTTGGGCCATTACAAATGTGTGAACTGAGCCATAAAACATTACGTAAAAGGAATGTGACAATTCCGCGCAACTCGATGTCGATAAAGGGATACCGCTTGGGTTCGGGTAGTCAGATGAAGTGGTCGTTGATGACTGGTACACGTAAATTGTAGATTGTAAGTGTTTGTAAAAATTGTGTTAGTTATCATTAGACAATCCTACGCGAACCATTGAAGCATTATTCGATAACATaactttgttaaaattaaaagatgATATTAACGCCCAAACTCGTTTGGTTATTCATAATGTGTTGATAGGGTTTAACGAATTAAAAAGTGACCcggaaaaaatttaaataaaaaacgttttttttttgtcattatattgATTTAAGTTTTGTACCCGAATGTGTAGACGTGTGAGCGAGAGATCGGATATGCCTATAAGTGTGAACGAGAGGTCTGATAAAAATGATTTATGACTCAGTTGCATGTTTGTAATGGCCCAAGCCTAGTCATattcataaaacaatatttaacaattttaaaataatattaatttatattaagcaTATTAGAATCATTTAGGCTTTCTAaatgtttaatacatttttttatgtttatacaTGGTATTCTCCACCATCTAATTTTTCATCAGACAATGATGACAGAATACTAGCAGATGTACTTTGGGACAACCATATGAGGGACATGAAGAGACCTTCAAGAATTCCAATACCCACACCTCCTATGCTGTCCAGTAGATAGTGACGTTCAGCCAATACCCTGGAAATGGACACTGAAACTACCCAAGCCATAAGTGGGGGGTAGAAAATTATTGATACCGAATCaaagtatattaaaatgaaCGAGATGAGCACAGCCCTGCTTGCATGTCCGGATGGGAATGAGAACTTATCAGGACCAACTTCCATGAGCTTATTCATTGGTACCGGTCGACGTCTTCTTACAAATGCTTTCAATACAGCTACCACAACAATGTCTAAAATTAGTGCTGAAAAGAAATTAAACTTGTTACAAACCTATTCTCGATGACATTCTTTTTGAATTCCATCAATTTTACTAAATTGCTTTTACAAATAAGTTGCAAATCTGAATATGTATATTGTAACAAATAAGACATGCCTAATACTTTGTTTAAGCCATAGTATATTGTTAATGTCATTTGAGTTTCAAATAACAAATAACCTTATGagcaaaatagataaaaaaaaatattattgtttacgtACCAATCAACATATTAACTTGCAACTGGTAAAGATCTTTACTATTAAACAGCCATATGAAAGTGAGCCAGCCTGCCAGCCAAACTATGCCATGACATGATATCTGGAACAAAGATCATATAAGCTGTACTGTgtacatacaaatatttaagtGGGACCTTTATACCCAAACAAAGggatattttttaacatttcataatttatttatattaagtggcaatttcaataaaacaagcataacatataaatatgtataagcaGTGTTCAGTTGAAATGGGCAATTACGAAAAGTAATTGAGTCAAAAAAAACTAAGGTAGCGGACTAaagattatttcaaaataatgaaTACAGTTCTCAGCAATACaagttaataattaattcaactatatatttttaaacaaatcttgtaattattatttattttcgaatatccaataaatttgatttctttgaattttttGCATACCTCTAGTAATTGAGAATGGTTCCGTAAAGACTTTAGAGCAGTTATTTTTAGTGCTCTGTCAACAAATGTCTTCGTAATTTGAACATCATACTGcaaaatttttttcaacatggGTGGAGTTTGACGCTTTTTCTCTGTTTCTCCTAactgcaataaaaatgttttatcatAATAGTAAGTTAATTCCGTCTGTTGAGCATCCGGATTCCGGAGGGACgaattatcattttaattattttaattattcaacagGTGAAAGGATTTATTATGTTATCTTCAGAGCTGTTTCAAGAATGATAAGATTCACTTTGATTAGACCTTATCAATTAAATGAGAGAGACAACCAATAGCACTAATTAATTCAACTTGGTAAAATCATTAACATTAGTAAACGAATTTGTAATTTCTAATTCCCGAAAATGAATTAATTCCTGAAAATTGTAATACAGTTCCATTCGTTCTGTCTAACTGTATTCAATACAATTGTATCAATAATCGGTCATCTAAAGCGGGTAGTTCATTAGAACAAATAAGCAGGTTACATAAGTCTACAACTAATGAGATTTCAGAACTTAACCAGTTATCAATGATTGTATTCAATAACAATAAGATCCAGTAGTTCCTTAGGTCTTTGCAAATGACAAACATTATATAAACTGCTTTTCAGATTTATTCTCGAAATTATGATATTCAAATGTCGGTGAATAAGAATACTTAAATGTCGGAAACCTTCGACGATCGTAGAACTGCAATGGGTACGTGATGGAAACGTAATTTaacaatagttataaatatccCAAGACGTTACACTTGTGTAAATATTGACACATCTCCCACAGTGCAGAACCTAAAGATTTCAGGCAAAGTGAAGAACTTCATCCTACAGTACATCATTATGGCATAGTTTTTGAATGCGTCAAACATTGAATGTAacacaaaatatatacctaacTCGTACTTAATCTTAAAAAAAGCAAACCCAAGATCTTACCATATCCATAGTACTAGCCTATTTTTTCTACCACAAATGTACTAATTGTACTATTTCATTCgtgtagttttaaattttatagttttacaaTAGACACCTAAACAtatatagaatttaaaatttatttaatgtatgaaTCAGTGTAGGTACTATTTAAACGGTCACAGACTACGTACACACAGACTGTGACAGACTACAGGAGATGCTAACGCAAATAAAATGACGTTACTGTAATGGGGTTGGCAACTGTCAAAGTGGCGCTGGTGTGCATTGTTCCCATAACATTCAATATTTGTATTGgaatttttgattaaaaattattttaagcacGATGACGCGTTGTTTTGTACCAATATGCTCAGAAATTGGAGTACATCAATTCCCGAAGGACAAGAAAATTAGAAGACTGTGGTTAAAGGCCATTTGACGCGAAAAAAGTACTCCCACAAAAAGTTCGAGGTTATATCGTAAACACTTTGTGGAATCTGACTATGAAAACATTAGTAAATACACAGGTATGCTTCTTtctgtcaaatatttataatgcaCGACTAAGTGTAGCACACATCTTTGttctcttattaaaaaaatccaataataaTTAGTTAGGCATACTATTAGTTGCTAACAAATTTTGCAAGTAGATTTATGCTGTAAGGAACCTTttaacaaacacaaaatcaGACTGGAGGAAACACATTCCTCATGAGCTGTTGTTCATTATCAGCTGTTACTATTGAAAGTTCTATCTAAATCGCTGCATCCATtgcaataacaaatattttgaaactatgGTCAGGTTTCCTTGTGatagtatatttaaatgttattcttTGTGTTGTAGGTGTCAAACATTATCATAAATATCTGAAGAAAGGTGCTGTACCATCTATATTTTCATGGAATATGAAACCAGTTTCTGAAGAAACAAAAAGTACAGAAGTTACTAGAAGTAATATTAGAGAAGGaattgtcaataaaaataattaaaaatattcctgattttttatttcgacaAGTGTGTATAGTTATAATACAGATGTTTTTCATACAATGcttctttgaaaatattttcataaaagatatctaatttatttaacatattatttataaaattattgtctttTTCAACATAAATCACTTTGATGTCCTTGTAGGTGTAAATGACCAAGTTGCAGTATGTTTTGCCTGAGCAGTATAACTGTCCTtggatttgataataatatgggCAGGTTTTTTTTTGAGACAATATCCCGTTACATTGTTCTAAGTAAGGCAccgttgttatatttatttcatgttttctgCTAGCGTATGGACATTTCACTTCAATTATAGCTTCTTCGCCCAACACGCCATCAGGAGATGCAGCAAGATATGGGCGCTCTTGGCTATTGAAAATGCCACATGGTTCCACTAGCAAATCATATATATTAGCATATTTTGCTAgagcatttttttcattttgtttcaaaattaaaattttggtcaTGTAGCTCTAATCTGAAAAAAGCAAAATAATACATTAGTTGgtaggtaatgtgtgtaatatgAGCAATTCTTTTGGCACATGCTACAAGGAATAAAGTTCCTAAGGtacacaatttaatattattattataatagctaCCGGAAACAGTTTGAGAGAAGTTttctaagttaaaataaaacatcaacATTGTACCTTTCGACAAAATCCACTTTTTTTCTTCGTAAAGATGCAACACGTTTTCTCAACTCCTCCTTTAATTCTTTAACTATCCAGTTGGAATACATGTTGTAAAACTGTTTAGCACTACTTAGAAAGTAATAAGAACCGTATCAAAGTCACAAAATGCCGAAATATCACGAACGCAAAACACACAAAATGGCGGCTCTCTGTGACAAGGGAACAAGCTACGCTGGCGACATCTGAGAAAAGCTTTAACCGGCCAACCCCATTGTACCTAtatgaaatgaattttaaaGGTATCGATAAACGGGGTGATTAGGGACAAATcgcaactttatgagcaattttaaagtagttgttgatgtattgatgctatatcaggatcaaaatgattgagtcttggagGTATCTTTGTTATCTAATGTAAAAATATGCAATTAGAATTCcagtttaaagaaaaaaagcaaaaattggTGATATCCCTATTCACCGGAAATTGGGGTTAATGGGGACGAAATTAGTATCAATAGAGAAATTCGCTAGGGCTAGCACTACTTGGTTTTAatttgcaccaacaaagtgattttttttatttttttatctgagctaagagattaggtgtgtcggttattccatggattaatttGCTTAGAAATATACCACCCATTAGTTCCCTCCGGTTAAGAAAAGAGTCTAGATTAAAATGGCGAAGTATGTCTCTATAGCTGGGTAACTTTCTACCCAGATTGTAGTTGTAAGACAAGTCCCATAGAAACCGTTTCTGGacacttaaaaaatttttttttatccaattCGATCTAAATGTCCCTTTTAGCGTAAGTTATAAGAATCAAGtggatacccccactctgaacaaatattaatatattttattatatatttttctgctTCTGCCTtggacatttttgtccaccttgagatttcatttttcttattatatgtCTGTGCAAA encodes:
- the LOC101737753 gene encoding single-pass membrane and coiled-coil domain-containing protein 4, which gives rise to MRKLKGPVKETARQKRERKQEFAKMRKQIHTIVLPTVVVIFLLICVYVYIKTRPSTMHDA
- the LOC101746361 gene encoding polyisoprenoid diphosphate/phosphate phosphohydrolase PLPP6 isoform X1 — its product is MDMLGETEKKRQTPPMLKKILQYDVQITKTFVDRALKITALKSLRNHSQLLEISCHGIVWLAGWLTFIWLFNSKDLYQLQVNMLIALILDIVVVAVLKAFVRRRRPVPMNKLMEVGPDKFSFPSGHASRAVLISFILIYFDSVSIIFYPPLMAWVVSVSISRVLAERHYLLDSIGGVGIGILEGLFMSLIWLSQSTSASILSSLSDEKLDGGEYHV
- the LOC101746361 gene encoding polyisoprenoid diphosphate/phosphate phosphohydrolase PLPP6 isoform X2, coding for MLKKILQYDVQITKTFVDRALKITALKSLRNHSQLLEISCHGIVWLAGWLTFIWLFNSKDLYQLQVNMLIALILDIVVVAVLKAFVRRRRPVPMNKLMEVGPDKFSFPSGHASRAVLISFILIYFDSVSIIFYPPLMAWVVSVSISRVLAERHYLLDSIGGVGIGILEGLFMSLIWLSQSTSASILSSLSDEKLDGGEYHV